The Acidimicrobiales bacterium genome includes the window CGTGGTCGCCACCCTGCGTTCGTTGCCGCTGCGGACCTGGCCGCGCGCCGTGCCGATCGCTCTCATCGCGTACGTCCTCATCGCGGTCCCGTCCGACCTGATCGACACCCCGTGGTTCGGACGGCCGGTGCCCATCCGGGCCATCGACTACGTCATCGCATCGATCGCGGCCGCGCTCATCGGCCTGACTCTGGCCATCCGCCCGGAGTCCTCCGTGGTCGATGGTGTCGCCGGCTCCGGCGGCGACACGGCACGCGCGGATGCGGTCGGCGCGCTCGAGGGGGAGGACACCCGCACCGTGTGGGGCGGATTCGCCAGTTTCCTCGCGGTCGGTTGTCCAGTGTGTAACCAGGCGGTCGTCGCGCTGATCGGAACCGGCGGCGCCCTCAGCTGGTGGGCGCCCGTTCAGCCCGTGGTCGGCCTGATTGCCATCGGCCTGCTCGTCCACACCCTGCGACGCCGCCTGGCCACCTACGACCTGGTGGCGTGTCCGCTGCCCGGCGCGCGGCCGGTGGCCTGAGCGAGCGTCGAGGTTCGCCCTCGTCGGGGTCGCTGAAGCGGTGTCGGTTCAGGCGTCGGAGGACCAGGAGATGAGTGTGCGCATGTAGTTCGCCCGCTCGAACGCCGACGGGTCCGGTGAGGCCTCCTGGCTGAGGCTGCCCCTGGCCTGGTCGAGGGACTCGTAGCCGTTGTCGGCGAACCAGGCGGCCATCTCCGTGGCGATGACGCCGATGTGCCCGGCGCCGTGTTCGAGTAGCGCCGAGGTGGTCATGACGACGTCGGCACCGGCGAGGATCAGCTTGGCCGCGTCGAGGCCGTCGTGGACCCCTGTGGTCGCGGCGAGCGACGCATCGACCCTGCCCCGCAGAATCGCCATCCATCGCAGGACGAGCCGCATCTCGCTCGACTGCGACAGGACGAGGTCGGGTACCACCGACAGGGAGTCGAGGTCGATGTCGGGCTGATAGAAGCGGTTGAACAACACGAGCGCGTCGGCGCCGGCGTCCACCAGAGACCGGGCCATGTGGCCGGGCGACGAGAAGAAGGGCCCGACCTTCACGCACAACGGGATCTGCACCGCCTCGCGGACGTGCTCGACGAGGCGGACGTAGCCGTCTTCCACCTCCGCGCCGGTTGCGTACACGTCTGCAGCCACGGCGTAGATGTTCAACTCGAGGGCATCGGCACCCGCGTCGGCCAGCTCGCGCGCGTAGTACGTCCAGCCGCCGGGCGTCGTGCCGTTCAGACTCGCGATGACCGGGATCGACAGCTCCCGCCGGGCCGCCACGAGTAGTTCGAGGTAGTCGTCGGGTCCGGTGTTGTAGTCGTCGAGGTCGGGGAGGTATCCGTCGGCCGCCTCCGCGAACTGTCCGGCGCCCGTCTCGAGGCCGTGGTGCAGCGCCATCATCTCGTGTTCGATCTGCTCCTCGAACAGCGAGGGCAGGACGACGGCGGCCGCTCCGGCGGCTTCGAGTCGCAACAGCGAGTCGATCTCGCCCGTCAGGGGCGAGGCGGACGCCACCAATGGGCTGCGCAGGGTGAGGCCAGCATAGGTGGTGGTCAGATCGGGTGCGTCGTTCATCGGCCCTCTCCGTCGTCAGCGGCGTGGGGGTCGTCGTCGACGATGCCGTACGTGGCGGTGTGTTCGATCTCGACCATCTGCTCGTAGAGATGCCAACGGTCGTCGATGTCGGCCTGCGCCGCCGCCATGAGTTCCTCCGCCCGGGCGGGGTTCGCGCGGGCCAACATCGCGAACCGGCCTTCGCGTGCGGCGAACTCGGCGAAGGGTCGGGTCGGAGCGCGGCCGTCGAGACGGAGCGCGTGCTCGCCCTGACGCTCCCTGCGCGGGTCGTAGCGGTACAGCGGCCAGTAGCCGGTCTCCGCGGCGAGCTTCTGGTGTTCGATCATCTCTCCCATGTCGATGCCGTGGGCGATGCAGGGGCTGTAGGCGATGATGATCGACGGACCGGGGTGGGCCTCGGCCTCGGCGAAGGCCTTGACGACCTGGGTCATGTTGGCGCCCATCGCCACGTGGGCGACGTACACGTCGGGGTGGGCCATCGCGATCACGCCGAGGTCCTTCTTGGCCGTGTTCTTGCCGCCGGCCGAGAACTTGGCGATGGCGGCGCGTGGAGTGGCCTTCGACGTCTGGCCGCCGGTGTTGGAGTACACCTCGGTGTCGAGGACCAGCACGTTGACGTCGCGACCGGCGGCGAGCACGTGGTCCAGTCCACCGAAGCCGATGTCATAGGCCCAACCGTCGCCGCCGACGATCCACACCGAGGACCGCACGAGGTGCTCGGCGATCGCGAGAAGGCGACGCGCCGGTGGCAGGGTCAGGTTTGCGAGGCGTGATCTCAGCACCGCCACGCGACGCCGTTGTTCGGCCAGGCCCGCCTCGTCGGACTGGTCGGCCGTGAGGATCTCCGCGCCGAGGGGGCCGACCTCGTCGACGATCTCCCCCAGCAGCGACCGGGCCTCGGCCGTGAGATGGTCGCGGGCGATGCGGATTCCCAGGCCGAATTCGGCGTTGTCCTCGAACAGCGAGTTGATCCACGCGGCGCCGTTGCCCTCGTCGTTCGCGGCCCAGGGGGTGGTCGGCAGGTTCGCCCCGTAGATGGACGAGCATCCCGTCGCGTTCGCGACGACGAGCCGGTCACCGAAGAGTTGGGTCAACAGCTTCAGGTAGGGCGTCTCGCCGCAACCCGAGCACGCCCCCGAGAACTCGAACAGGGGTTGGGTGAGCTGGGAGCCCTTCACCGTGTCGAGCGCGAGGGAGGTCCGGTCGGGGACCGGCAACTGCTCGAAGAACGCGAAGTTGAGCCGCTCCCTCTCGAGGTGAGGTCCGCGTGGCTCCATGTCGATGGCCCTGTGGCGTACCTCCTCACGGCTCTTGGCCGGACACACCGACACGCATACGCCACAGCCCGTGCAGTCGTCGGGGGCCACCTGCACCATCAGGCGCGTCGCGTCATCCGCTCGGGCGAGCGGCTTCGAGACGAATCCCTCGGGCGCGCCGACGAGGTCGTCGGGCTGCGAGATCGTCATGCGGATGGCGGCGTGCGGGCACACGAGGGCACACCGGCCGCAGTCGATACAGATGTCGGGATCCCAGATAGGGATCTCCGCGGCCAGGCCACGCTTCTCCCAGCGGGTGGTTCCCGGAGGGAACCGTCCGTCCACGGGCAGCGCGCTCACCGGGAGCAGGTCCCCGCGGTCCGCGAGCATGGCCGCCGTCACCCGTTGGACGAAGTCCGGGGCGGCCTCGGGAACGGCGGGTCGACGGTGTAGCGATGATGTCGCCGTCGCCGGGATGGTCACCTGCTCGAGTCCATCCAGCGCGGCGTCGACCGCGGCGTTGTTGCGGGCCACGACGACGCGGCCGCGTCGTGAGTACGTCTTGGCGATCGTGTCCTTGATCGCGCCTACCGCCGCCTCCGTCTCGACGAGATCGGTGAGGGCGAAGAAACACGTCTGGAGGACGGTGTTGATGCGGCCACCGAGTCCGGCGTCGTGCGCGACGCGGTCGGCGTCGACCACCCACAGGTCGAGGTCGAGCTCGATGATCCGCTCCTGGACCTCCGCGGGAAGGTGCGCCCAGACCTCGGTCGCGGACCAGGGGCTGTTCAGCAGGAACGTGGCACCCCGTCGGGCGCGGGTGAGGACGTCACTGCGTTCGAGGAATCCGAAGTCGTGACAGGCCACGAAGTGGGCGTCGTCGATGAGGTAGGCGGAGTCGATCGGGCGGGGCGAGAAGCGCAGGTGCGAGGTGGTCATCGACCCCGACTTGCGGGAGTCGTAGACGAAGTAGCCCTGAGCGTGCAGGTCGGTGTGTTCGCCGACGATCTTGACCGAGTTCTTGTTCGCGCCGACCGTCCCGTCGCTGCCGAGGCCGTGGAACACGGCGCGCATGACGTCGTCGGGCTCGGACCACGCGGTGTCGTCGAGCGGCAGGCTCAACCCCGTGACGTCGTCGACGATGCCGACGGTGAAGGGATGGCGGGGCTCTCCGCCGGCGAGCATGTCGAACACGGCGATGGCCATCGCCGGCGTGTACTCCTTGGAGGAGAGGCCGTACCGCCCTCCGACGACGTCGGGAGTGGTGTGGGGCCGGCTTCGAGCGAGCGCCGCGACCACGTCGAGGTACAGCGGTTCGCCGACCGAGCCCGGTTCCTTGGTGCGGTCCAGCACGGCGACCCGTTCGGTGGTCGCGGGAAGGGCTGCGTCGAAGGCGTCGACGTCGAAGGGTCGGTAGAGCCGGACCGTGACGACGCCGACACGGCGATCTTCGGCCAGGAGGTGGCGGACCGCCTGGGTCGTCGTCCCCGCGCCCGAGCCCATGATCACGACGACGTCGGTCGCGTCGGGGGCACCCGAGTAGTCGAACAGCCCGTACCGGCGTCCCGTGCGCTGCGCCAGAGCGTCCATCGTCGCCTGGACGTGGCGGCTGACATCGGCGTGATACGGGTTCGCCGCCTCACGCGCCTGGAAGAACACGTCGGGGTTCTGTGCCGTACCCCTCACGTCGGGCCGACTCGGGTCCAGGCTGCGGCGGCGGTGTTCGTCCACGCCGGCATCGTCGACGAGGGCGCGCACGTCGCTGTCGTCGAGCGCGGTGATGGTCGCGACCTCGTGACTCGTGCGGAATCCGTCGAAGAAGTGGACGAAGGGGACGCGCGTCACGAGGGTGGCAGCGTGGGCGACGAGAGCGAGGTCCTGCGCCTCCTGTACCGATCCCGACGAGAGCATCGCCACCCCGGTCGGCCGTATCGCCATCACGTCGCTGTGGTCGCCGAAGATGCTCAGCGCATGGGTGGCGACCGACCGGGCGGCGACGTGGATCACTGCAGGGGTGAGTTCGCCGGCGAT containing:
- a CDS encoding dihydroorotate dehydrogenase-like protein codes for the protein MNDAPDLTTTYAGLTLRSPLVASASPLTGEIDSLLRLEAAGAAAVVLPSLFEEQIEHEMMALHHGLETGAGQFAEAADGYLPDLDDYNTGPDDYLELLVAARRELSIPVIASLNGTTPGGWTYYARELADAGADALELNIYAVAADVYATGAEVEDGYVRLVEHVREAVQIPLCVKVGPFFSSPGHMARSLVDAGADALVLFNRFYQPDIDLDSLSVVPDLVLSQSSEMRLVLRWMAILRGRVDASLAATTGVHDGLDAAKLILAGADVVMTTSALLEHGAGHIGVIATEMAAWFADNGYESLDQARGSLSQEASPDPSAFERANYMRTLISWSSDA
- the nifJ gene encoding pyruvate:ferredoxin (flavodoxin) oxidoreductase, with the translated sequence MSPSRITVDGNEAVARIAHALSEVVAIYPITPASPMGEAIDAWAEAGRTNMWGSVPTVIEMQSEAGAAGAVHGSAQAGALTTTFTASQGLLLMIPNLYKIAGELTPAVIHVAARSVATHALSIFGDHSDVMAIRPTGVAMLSSGSVQEAQDLALVAHAATLVTRVPFVHFFDGFRTSHEVATITALDDSDVRALVDDAGVDEHRRRSLDPSRPDVRGTAQNPDVFFQAREAANPYHADVSRHVQATMDALAQRTGRRYGLFDYSGAPDATDVVVIMGSGAGTTTQAVRHLLAEDRRVGVVTVRLYRPFDVDAFDAALPATTERVAVLDRTKEPGSVGEPLYLDVVAALARSRPHTTPDVVGGRYGLSSKEYTPAMAIAVFDMLAGGEPRHPFTVGIVDDVTGLSLPLDDTAWSEPDDVMRAVFHGLGSDGTVGANKNSVKIVGEHTDLHAQGYFVYDSRKSGSMTTSHLRFSPRPIDSAYLIDDAHFVACHDFGFLERSDVLTRARRGATFLLNSPWSATEVWAHLPAEVQERIIELDLDLWVVDADRVAHDAGLGGRINTVLQTCFFALTDLVETEAAVGAIKDTIAKTYSRRGRVVVARNNAAVDAALDGLEQVTIPATATSSLHRRPAVPEAAPDFVQRVTAAMLADRGDLLPVSALPVDGRFPPGTTRWEKRGLAAEIPIWDPDICIDCGRCALVCPHAAIRMTISQPDDLVGAPEGFVSKPLARADDATRLMVQVAPDDCTGCGVCVSVCPAKSREEVRHRAIDMEPRGPHLERERLNFAFFEQLPVPDRTSLALDTVKGSQLTQPLFEFSGACSGCGETPYLKLLTQLFGDRLVVANATGCSSIYGANLPTTPWAANDEGNGAAWINSLFEDNAEFGLGIRIARDHLTAEARSLLGEIVDEVGPLGAEILTADQSDEAGLAEQRRRVAVLRSRLANLTLPPARRLLAIAEHLVRSSVWIVGGDGWAYDIGFGGLDHVLAAGRDVNVLVLDTEVYSNTGGQTSKATPRAAIAKFSAGGKNTAKKDLGVIAMAHPDVYVAHVAMGANMTQVVKAFAEAEAHPGPSIIIAYSPCIAHGIDMGEMIEHQKLAAETGYWPLYRYDPRRERQGEHALRLDGRAPTRPFAEFAAREGRFAMLARANPARAEELMAAAQADIDDRWHLYEQMVEIEHTATYGIVDDDPHAADDGEGR